One genomic segment of Brevibacillus laterosporus LMG 15441 includes these proteins:
- a CDS encoding response regulator: MFRVVIIEDDPMVQELHRLFIQQVEGFTVIGVASNGLEGLSMIQELQPDLAIMDIFMPSQNGIETLKQLRSGDNPVEIIVITAAKDMETIQTMMRHGAFDYIMKPFKFERIKQALDNFSKYAKQTGEHATMSQSELDSLLFGQPAKQERQQQELPKGLHSITMHQIKQFMVEQKQSMSAEEVAEHVGLARVTARRYLEYLERTQMVERDVQYGGVGRPVNRYLIKK; encoded by the coding sequence ATGTTTCGTGTCGTTATTATCGAGGACGATCCGATGGTTCAAGAATTGCATCGCTTGTTTATCCAACAGGTGGAAGGATTTACAGTAATAGGAGTGGCTTCTAATGGATTGGAAGGACTTTCTATGATTCAAGAGCTACAGCCGGATTTGGCCATCATGGATATTTTCATGCCCTCCCAAAATGGTATTGAGACACTAAAACAATTGCGTAGTGGCGATAATCCAGTAGAGATAATCGTAATTACTGCCGCTAAAGACATGGAGACTATCCAAACCATGATGCGTCACGGAGCTTTTGATTATATTATGAAACCGTTTAAATTTGAACGAATAAAGCAAGCACTTGATAATTTCAGTAAATATGCGAAGCAGACAGGCGAACACGCCACAATGTCACAATCCGAACTAGATTCTCTCTTATTTGGGCAACCCGCTAAACAAGAGCGTCAGCAGCAGGAATTACCAAAAGGCTTACATTCGATCACCATGCATCAAATCAAACAATTCATGGTTGAACAAAAGCAGTCCATGTCGGCTGAGGAGGTAGCTGAACATGTGGGGCTTGCCCGAGTTACAGCTAGGCGTTATCTCGAATACTTGGAACGTACACAGATGGTGGAGCGTGATGTTCAATATGGTGGAGTTGGCAGGCCTGTTAATCGCTATTTAATCAAAAAATAG